The Meriones unguiculatus strain TT.TT164.6M chromosome 14, Bangor_MerUng_6.1, whole genome shotgun sequence sequence CAGCCTAGCAGATGCCTCAGataatgaggaggaagaggaagaagaagaggaagaggaggaagaagaggaagaggaaggcccTGAAGCCCGAGAGATGGCCATGATGCAGGAGGGAGAACATACAGTCACTTCCCACAGTTCCATCATCCACCGGCTGCCGGTATGCAGCTCACCTTGAGCAGCTTAGTGGACAGGAGGCCACGCCTGAGCTGATTTGCTCAGGACCTGCCTAGGTCCCTGCTCTCCTCCAATCCCTTTCAGTATGAATGACCCTTAGATAACTCCCTTGGGGTCCATTGGCATCTGAGCCTTGGgcatctctttcctttttctaggGCTCAGACAACCTATATGATGATCCCTATCAGCCAGAGATGACCCCAAGTCCACTCCAACCACCTGCAGCCCCTCCCAGCTCCACCACCTCTTCCGCTCGCCGCCGAGCTTACTGCCGCAACCGGGACCACTTTGCCACCATCCGCACTGCCTCCCTGGTAAGCGTGGCATCTTCATGCGCCTCCTTAcgctcttttcttcttttctttctttttcttctacctggATACATCAGACAGAAGAAGTTACTTTCTTTATAACACATGATTTAAGTCCATTCTACCTTCATTTTGCTGTTGTCTTTGCCTGCTCCCTTTTCCCAGGAGACTGTTTTAGTCACATTGCCTAGTCTGGGTATTCCCAGCCTGGCAAACTGTTGCTTAGTTTTCAAGGCTTTTGTTGAGATAACAGTTTGTGGAGACCTTCCCGGGTTCCTCTGGCTGGCCAGGCGCTTTACATGCCTGGACAGGCACATCTGCCCTGCTAAGGTGCTCCTGGTGGCAGTGTGAATCTAGGTTTGCTAGATTCGGTGCTGCAGAGGCCAGGGGTGGGGCTCAGGTTTCCTCCTCATGTCAGTGGCTTGATGTCAGACCCCCACACATGCTTATGTTTCATCTTTCCAACTCTCCTGGGAGGGCAAGCATAGGATCCCATTTAAGAGCTGGTGCTGCTATGGCTTAAGGAGGCTGTTGGCCAACATCCTTGCCCAGGCACCCTTGGGTGAGGTTCTGTTCCTATAAATAGTATCTTAGTCTTCTTCTAAAATTCATTTTTCCCAATTGATGGAGAAAGGGGTTATATGCTTACTGAGATGGGTTCTTGTTAAGTTGctcagccttgaacttgtgatccttctgtaTTAGACTCCTGGATTTGTAGGATTTGTAGGGTGTGCTACCAGCAAGTTCAGGCTTCTCATAAAACATAGCTTTCTGTTCATGCTCTTGATAAGCCTTTAGGTGACATTTCAGTTTTGGCTTCATTTGAGTACCAGCAATCCCCTTGGAGGCCGCTGGGCAAGTCTGATGTGGTTTTAAAGCTTTTGCTTGTGACTGGGAGTTGGGTTGCTGGGACCACTCTTGAGTTGCTATTGCTGCCTTGTCATACTGTGCAGAGAGATCTGATTTTCTTGGGCCTTGGCAATTTAGGCTAGCTTAAGAGTCACTGATGTAACGTTGAGATAAGACTAGAGGTCAGCAGAGTCTTGATCTAAGGAATCAAGCTCAGTACCTGGAGCATGATGGACCCTCAGTAGTGTCTGCTGAAGCGGGGGAGGGACTGCTAGCCAGCACTCACTGACTCCAGCACTCACTTGGCTATGCAGAGGTGTTGCTGATGTGTGTAACAGATGAGAGAATTGGTGGTTTGAAAAGTTGACTTGCTTGAGATGAGTGATAATAATGAGCAGAGCTGGGATATGAGTCTAGGAGGATCCAGTTTCATTCTTTTGCACTAATATGAATTGTTCTTACTTTTATGCCAAGACCTGTGCATACCGCTTTTTATCATCTTGGTCAGCTACACCAACCATGAGATAGATAATTAATTATTCGGTTGAGCAAATAGATTCAGAGAGCTTCAGTATGAGGAAGAAACTTAgtaacaaagaaatcatgagtctAAGAACCTTGATCTTtaccatgtctgtgtgtgtaaaagagGGCTAGGGCTGAGTCCCACTGTTTATCTTTTCTTCTACCTTAGGTCAGCCGTCAGATCCAGGAGCATGAGCAGGACTCGGCCCTGCGGGAGCAGCTAAGTGGCTACAAGCGGATGCGGCGTCAGCACCAGAAGCAGCTGCTGGCTTTAGAGTCCCGTCTGCGGGGCGAACGTGAGGAGCACAGCGGGCGCCTGCAGCGGGAGCTTGAGGCACAGCGGGCTGGCTTTGGTACTGAGGCTGAGAAGCTGGCCCGGAGGCACCAGGCCATTGGGGAAAAGGAAGCACGAGCTGCTCAGGCTGAGGAGCGGAAGTTCCAACAGCACATCCTGGGGCAGCAGAAGAAGGAGCTGGCTGCCCTGTTGGAGGCACAGAAGCGAACCTATAAGCTTCGGAAGGAGCAGTTGAAGGAGGTTTGGCCAGAACTGCCCTGGGTGAGCCAAGGGCTAGCAGGTAGGCAAGACAGAAGCAGGCCCTGACCCACTCCCTCACCTCCCTGCCAGGAACTCCAGGAGAACCCTAGCACACCCAAACGGGAGAAGGCTGAGTGGCTGTTGAGGCAGAAGGAGCAGTTACAGCAGTGCCAGGCAGAAGAGGAGGCGGGGCTGCTGCGGAGACAACGCCAGTACTTCGAGCTGCAGTGTCGCCAGTACAAGCGCAAGATGCTACTGGCTCGACACAGCCTAGACCAGGACCTGCTTCGAGAGGTAGACATGCCCACCTGCCCTTGCTCTCCACACAGTCAAGGGTCCTGGCGTCTCTcttctcttatttgtttcctgaatgtcttctttctcctctgcccTCCTACTGTTTTGGTTTGGCTCCTTTTCGCATTCTTCTTGCTTTCTATCCCTACTGGACCCTGATAGGATGTCCTCAGGTGTCCCAttcttcatctcctctctgctgAGAATCTTGTGCCCTAAATTCTTCAGTACCAAGAAGGCTCTGTCTCTGGGCCCTGAGTGCTGTGTCTTTTCTGTCTTAGGACTTGaacaagaaacagacacagaaggaCTTGGAGTGTGCTCTGCTGTTGCGGCAGCATGAAGCTACCCGAGAGCTGGAGCTACGACAGCTGCAGGCTGTGCAGCGCACACGTGCTGAACTTACCCGCCTTCAGCACCAGACAGAGCTAGGCAACCAGCTGGAGTACAACAAGCGACGGGAGCAAGAGTTGCGGCAGAAGCATGCGGCCCAGGTTCGCCAGCAGCCCAAGAGCCTCAAAGTACGTGCAGGCCAGCTACCCATGGGCCTACCTGCTACTGGGGCTCTGGGACCACTCAGCGCAGGCACCCCTAGTGAAGAGCAGCCCTGCTCATCTGGCCAGGAGACAATCCTGGACCAAAGGatgctgggagaggaggaggaagcagtgcCAGAGAGAAGGATTCTGGGAAAGGAAGGGACCACCTTGGAGCCAGAGGAGCAGAGGATTCTGGGGGAAGAAATGGGGACCTTTAGTTCCAGCCTACAAAAACATAGGAGTCTGGTTAATGAGGAAGATTGGGATATGtctgaggagatgaaggagagtaGAGTTCCATCACCCGCATCCCAGGAGAGAAGTATTATTGGCCAGGAAGAGGCTGGGGCATGGAGTCtgtgggggaaggagggtgagaacCTTGTGGATGTGGAGTTTAAGCTTGGCTGGGTCCAGGGTCCTGTTCTGACTCCAGtccctgaggaggaggaggaggaagaggatggaggggctCCAGTTGGAACCCCCAGGGACCCTGGAGATGGCTGTCCTTCCCCAGATATCCCCCCAGAGCCACCTCCATCACATCTGAGACAGTACCCTGCTAGCCAGCTCCCTGGGCTCCTGTCTCATGGCCTCCTGGCTGGCCTCTCCTTTGCAGTGGGGTCCTCCTCAGGCCTCCTGCCCTTACTCCTGCTGCTGCTACTCCCACTGCTGGCAGCCCAGGGTGGGGGTGGCTTGCAGGCAGCACTGCTGGCCCTTGAGGTAGGACTAGTGGGCCTAGGGGCCTCCTACCTGTTCCTTTGTACAGCTCTACACCTGCCCCCCAGTATGTTCCTACTCCTGGCTCAGGGCACTGCACTGGGGGCTGTCCTTAGCTTGAGCTGGCGCCGAGGCCTTCTGGGTGTGCCTCTGGGCCTTGGGGCTGCCTGGCTCCTAGCTTGGCCCAGCCTGGCTCTACCTCTGGCAGCTATGGCAGCTGGGGGCAAATGGGTGCGGCAGCAAGGCCCCCAGTTGCGTCGTGGCATCTCTCGACTCTGGTTGCGGGTTCTGCTGCGCCTGTCACCCATGGCCTTTCGGGCCCTACAGGGCTGTGGGGCTGTGGGAGACCGGGGGCTATTTGCGCTGTATCCTAAAACCAATAAGAATGGTTTCCGAAGCCGACTACCTGTCCCTTGGCCCCGTCAGGGAAATCCTCGCACTACTCAACATCCACTGGCTCTGTTGGCAAGAGTTTGGGCTCTGTGCAAGGGCTGGAACTGGCGCCTGGCACGGGCTAGCCACAGATTAGCCTCTTGCTTGCCCCCCTGGGCTATTCACACACTAGCCAGCTGGGGCCTGCTTAAGGGTGAACGGCCAAGTCGGATCCCGCGGCTGCTACCACGCAGCCAGCGTCGTCTTGGGCTCTCTGCTTCCCGACAGCTACCACCAGGGACTGTAGCTGGGCGGAGATCTCAGACCCGCAGGGCCCTGCCTCCCTGGAGGTAACCAATTCTAACCCTCCACCCAAATTTAGGGCATCGTGCACTTTATCTCCCAGGACTCAGTGAAGTTTCTCCAATCCCCAGCCTCTCCTCCTGACCTTTCTTCCTCAGTATGTTTTCCCCAGGTCCAATTCTGGCCCCAGAGATCTCTAGACAGGCAGCCTCCTCTACTGTGGAATCCAGAAATGACACTCTGTGTTTTTCCCAACCCCCTAAGTTATTGCTGTTCCCCTGCTGTGTGTGCTCATCCTCACCTCATCGGCTCAGGCCTGGGGCCaggggtggcagggagggaagtCATGGGGGTTTTTCcctctttgattttgtttttctgtctcccttccaacctgtccccttcccccttcaccaaaaaagaaaagaaaagaaaaagaaaaacacaaataaaatatctGAGCGGAACTATACCTTTGGCCCAGGCTGCCTCTGTCTGCTTTGTCTTGCCGATTAGCCTCCCTGGTTTGCCCTGAGTCTGGACCCTTGGCCCTCAGCTCCATGACTTTTTCACGCCATCTCCGTTGTCTTCACTCCTTTCACACCTCAGcctcatcctctttgccttcatGGCTTCATTGCACCATGACCACAGCCAGCTGTAGGCTGTGAGCCCCTGTAGAGCTTCCAGAGAACTTCCTAATCTCACAAATCCCCGTTTGTGGGAGGGGCCCTTAGTTCTTAGGGTTAAAGGCTTTTGATCTTTTTGTGAACCTGTTGCCTACATGATTGGGAGATGCGCCTCTCACCTGGGTCAGCCATTAGTCTACAGGGTTGAGGGCTGGGACCGAAGAACCTCTCCAGGCAAGGGTGGTGAGTTGGGACCAGACAGAATGTGCAAACTAGAGGCCTGGGATTGCTGTGGGTTCTGAGTCTGTTGGGCTGGGCTAAAGTGTGGACCTGGTCAGGGGGCCAGGGGCCAGCTGCTCCCATCGGAACTTCTCAGATGTTTTCTGGCCACCCTCTGCTGCCCTTTCCCTTGTGTGGCCCGATGTGGGGTGACTCTTACCCCTTCCTCAGCCCAGTGCTTCTTCCTGCTGAGGTGCTGGTCGGGGCCTTCCTCTGCCTGTCCTTAGTTGTATTGCCCTTTCGTGGATGTTGCGTGCCTTGGTCTCTCACTGCACTCAGTCTTTACGTTCCTAAACATTTGATTACATGCTTCTATCCCAGGGCGatattttctccctccctctttgcaTGACCAGAGCTTCTTTTGTGTCCTCAGTCCTCTAAAGCTTCTCAGCTCCCTGTCTGTGAGATCTTCCGTTCCTTCTTGTGACATCCCATGCAGCTCTGGATGTGCTCAGAACTCCTCTTGTTCCTCTGGGGCGCTCTTGCCCATGGAGACTTTCTTGATCTCAACAATTCCATCTCTtcgtgtctgtctgtgtacagCTCCCCCCGCCCCCTCTGTCTAacatgttttctgtttctctccctctccctgtctctgcttctgtctccttcctcctcttcttcctttcccctcgttgttcctcttcttcctcctcctcctcctctccttctcccctgcCCCGTTTCCCCTTGATCCACTCACTGCACAGTCGAAGGAGCTGCAGATCAAGAAGCAGTTCCAGGAGACGTGTAAGATCCAGACACGGCAGTACAAGGCTCTTCGGGCACACCTGCTGGAGACCACGCCCAAAGCTCAGCACAAGAGCCTTCTTAAGCGGCTCAAGGAGGAGCAGACCCGAAAGCTGGCGATCCTGGCTGAACAGTATGACCAGTCCATTTCCGAGATGCTCAGCTCGCAGGCGGTGAGGCCTGGGGTCTGGGAGGGAGATGGTGGAAATGGGCCTTTGCCTTAAAATATGGTTGTGGCAAAGGAAGGTGGGAGGTGTGGACAGAACTTTTGGATTTAGGAAACTCAGGTGCTCCTTCACTACTGACGTTTTCCATAGTGGTTTTCTCTCATAGTCTCCTAAGTGCTCTTGTTATTTCTCTTACTATTTTCCTAATATCTTCGTGAAGCCCCCTTGTCAGCTCTGTCGAGAACCACCAAGGGAACCAcccctgtaatttttttttatttttttattttttttctttctggaccTGAGTTTACGTGTGTGAACAGGGAGCAGGGGAACAGAGATTGCAGTGAGTGTGGCTCTCAGGCCCTTTGACTCAGACTTCAGGAATCTGAAAAGAATCTCTTAGGAAAAGTATACACAGCACTGGAGTGGGCCAATGCACAAATGCACATTGAGTCCAAAGAGCTCGAGGACCCCATTCTCACTCAGGCCCACCTCTCAGAGGTGATTTTGTAGTAATCAACCTGTGTAGAGTCTCCAGTGCATATTTGGAAAATTATATAGAAATTTTCAAACACAACAGAACCAGACTTTCCGTAGTTTtctggactttctttttccacCCAGTATTTCTTGGACTCATTCCATGTCAGTACACACACCACATTTCTAATTTTTTACAGTGTAGAATTTTCCATGGAATGGATGTACCATAATTTATTTAACCCATCCCTTATTGGtggatatttaggttgtttccagcattTTGCTATCACAACGCTTCCGTGACCACTTCGAGCACATGTGCAAGTATACCTGGGGGATAGATTCCTGCAAGTGTAATTGCTGTACCACAGGGTATGACCATCTTCCATTCTGATAGAGGTTGAGACTGCCGCTCCTTGCCACCTTAGGGCCCAGGCCTACTGGGGCAGGGGAGGATGGTGGGGACAGAGGAGGAGCTTCCTAACACCTGTGCTCCCTATCCTCCAGCTCCGGCTTGATGAGACCCAAGAGGCAGAGTTCCAGGCCCTGCGCCAACAGCTCCAGCAGGAGCTGGAGCTCCTCAATGCTTACCAGAGCAAGATAAAGATCCGCACAGAGAGTCAGCACGAGCGGGAGCTGAGGGAGCTGGAGCAGAGAGTTGCACTCAGGCGGGCGCTGCTAGAGCAACGGGTAAGAGGCTTGTCTCCCAAGATGGGAAAGGGAGGGCAGGCTCTCCATTCCAGGACTCTCACGCCTGTTTTGGGTGTCCCAGGTGGAAGAAGAGCTGCTGGCCCTGCAAACAGGGCGTTCTGAGCGGATCCGGAGTTTGCTTGAGCGGCAGGCCCGTGAGATCGAGGCCTTTGATGCTGAGAGCATGAGGCTGGGCTTCTCCAGCATGGCTCTGGGGGGTATTCCAGCTGAAGCTGCTGCCCAGGGCTATCCTGCTCCACCCCCAGCCCCTGCCTGGCCCTCCCGTCCAGTTCCCCGTTCAGGGGCCCATTGGAGCCATGGCCCTCCTCCACCAGGCATGCCCCCACCAGCTTGGCGTCAGCCAGCTCTGCTGGCTCCCCCAGGGCCTCCAAACTGGCTAGGTCCGCCAACACAGAGTGGAACACCCCGTGGAGGGGCTCTGCTGCTGCTAAGAAACAGCCCTCAACCCCTGAGGCGGGCAGCGTCAGGGGGCAGCAGCGGTGAGAACGTGGGCCCGCCTGCTGCCGTGCCGGGGCCACTGAGCCGGAGCACCAGTGTTGCTTCCCACATCCTCAACGGCTCCTCCCACTTCTACTCCTGAAGTACAGGGTGGTGAGCAGAGGAACAGGGCAAGGTGGGAGTGGGCGGTGCCTGATCCTACAGGCAGTGTGCTTGAAGCCTACCCAGTGGTGGTGGGGACCGGGTGTTGGCTCCAGCTCCCCCATCAGACCTCCTCATCTCATGAGCCTCTTGGGGCTGGCCAGTGACCCCAGTCCAGCTTGGGCATTGGTGCCCCAAGGCTGACCAGGAGCCCTGCCTCCCCACCATGGTGCCAGGGTCTCCCTCCATCACCACCTACAAAAGGTGGGAACTGTGAGTGTCAAATATTCATCTGGtcccctgggggaggggaagggtgggTCTAGATATATTATATTCAGAGAATTATACAACCCTTGTGATGGGGCCATGAACTGGGGACAACAGGACCCCCAGACCTGGATATGGCAGAGCAGGTCTGGTGCCAAGGcaaggagaatgggaggaggccTTCCTCCAGAAGGAGCAGGGGTCTTAAGGTCAGGGTGCCTGGGTCTCACCATTCTCCTTTTGCTGTCTGAAGTCCTGTGccgtcttgtctttttttttttttttttttaattggggtcAGGGCTGGGGCGGGGGACAAGGGAAGGACCTTGGAGAGGGCTGTTGCCAAGCCTGGGAGCAGCCATGGGAGCCCCTGTCAGCTATGGGGCTGGCACAGAGCCCTAGGGCAAGCTTTTAATAAACTGTTGGTTATTCTAAcagaccccaggacttctcccttTCTGTCTAAGGTGTGTgtgaaggatggctcagcagcaaaTGATAGTATTACTTGTACTTAGTTGGGTCGTGTGACTGAAATTCTAGTGATTTTAGTGACTGCGCATATGCTTGGGAGGTCATCAGCTTGCTGAACCCTTCTACATCTCTTTGCGTTTGAAGATTCTCAGAAAGCTGTTTGGTGTATAAACTCTTCAGCAGCCCCATGTCTCTTACTAGATGCCTGCCTGGATACTTGAGTTTCTACAGAGGTTTGTCAGGCTCTGGCCAGTCAGGCCTTCTCTACCTATCTCTTTGAGGCTGAGTCCCTGGCAGTGTGGGCAGAGATGAACTGAGCCTGAAATTGTGTGTTGCTGGTGTTGAGACCCAGGGCCCTGTTCATGCTAGGCATGGAATCTTCCAGGAAACTTCACATTGTTAAGGCCAATGTGCTCAGAGAAACCAACTCGTCATACTGGGGGAGGAAGAGCCATATTCTCTAGTACAGCCTGGATGACACAGGTGAGGCGCTGGAACAACTGGGGAGTCTGTAAGAAAGAACGAGACTACTGCCTAGTAGCAAGTGCTACTTCCCAATTTCTTGGTCCCACAGGACAGACAGGGAATGAGAATTGGGAACAAGTTCAGATGAAGTAATTACAAACATTTCTTTATTGGGTgtttaagaacaaaacaacaaccccaAGCCCCCAGAACACCTTAGAGAACATGAAACTGAGTAGTGTGCCAGCAACTTAGATCCCTGTGCCTACAGTCTGTCTTTGAAAATGGCTTCAGTGGTACAGGCTCTTGTATAACAGGGTAAGATCCATCTTGGGGCATGGAGTTCAGCTACTCTCACCATCACTGCTGATAATGCCACGCATATGGGACCAGTCCGGAGGTGCCTGGCGTGGCCTCTCTTCTTCCGAATCCAAGGTTCGGCGATAAAGCTCTCCTGAGGGGATTCCTTCCCCCGAGGGGTTCCAGGCATTTCGTCTTCGTGGTCGgcctgggaggcagggagaagaAATTAGTTATCTAACCCCAGCCTCGTCCTTTCCCGAAGAGGAAATTCCTTACCTGAACTGCTGATGATGTTGGCAACATCCAAGGAAGCCACTTCAGCTGCCTCTTCCCGCTGCTCCTTTAGGGCCCGACACTTCTCCAAGGAAGGATTGCCTGGAGTAGAAGCAGCCTTGAGCCTCTCCTCCCCGGTGCCCAGGCCCTCCTGCTGCTCTCAGGCACATCCTGTCTCACCCTTCATGCCCAGTGCTTCCAGCTCAGCCCTGAGGACACTTAGGCGCTCCTTATGGGAACGGCAGGAACCCAGCAGCTTCTTGTAGTTTCGATGGGCACCACAAGCTCGAATATAACGCTTCAGTCTCGCCACGGCTGGGTGGTCCTCTCCACGGCGATGAGAGCCAGCCTAGTAAGGAATTTACAGCTAAAGGCCGGCCTTCTCCCTAGTGGAGGCCACCCACCTGGTATGTCCTCTCACCTTCTGACCTGTGGGTTCTGGACTTGCATCCGATGAGGAAGAGGAGCTTCGTGCTTTGCCTTTGTTGGAGCTCTTCTTGGAAGATCGGGGCTTCCTCTCTTTGGTGCCCTCTCCTGCCCGGGAGTCGCTCACTCCCCTCTCCTCGTCACTGTCACTGCTCGTGCTGCCTACTGTGCCTGTCTCTGTAGTGCCTTGGGCAGCCGCTTGCCCCTGTGTGCTGTTCTCAGCCTCCTCACTGCTTGTACTCTGCCTTCTCCCACTCTCAGTCTGGGTC is a genomic window containing:
- the Taok2 gene encoding serine/threonine-protein kinase TAO2 isoform X1, translating into MPAGGRAGSLKDPDVAELFFKDDPEKLFSDLREIGHGSFGAVYFARDVRNSEVVAIKKMSYSGKQSNEKWQDIIKEVRFLQKLRHPNTIQYRGCYLREHTAWLVMEYCLGSASDLLEVHKKPLQEVEIAAVTHGALQGLAYLHSHNMIHRDVKAGNILLSEPGLVKLGDFGSASIMAPANSFVGTPYWMAPEVILAMDEGQYDGKVDVWSLGITCIELAERKPPLFNMNAMSALYHIAQNESPALQSGHWSEYFRNFVDSCLQKIPQDRPTSEVLLKHRFVLRERPPTVIMDLIQRTKDAVRELDNLQYRKMKKILFQEAPNGPGAEAPEEEELTPCSQEAEPYMHRAGTLTSLESSHSVPSMSISASSQSSSVNSLADASDNEEEEEEEEEEEEEEEEEGPEAREMAMMQEGEHTVTSHSSIIHRLPGSDNLYDDPYQPEMTPSPLQPPAAPPSSTTSSARRRAYCRNRDHFATIRTASLVSRQIQEHEQDSALREQLSGYKRMRRQHQKQLLALESRLRGEREEHSGRLQRELEAQRAGFGTEAEKLARRHQAIGEKEARAAQAEERKFQQHILGQQKKELAALLEAQKRTYKLRKEQLKEELQENPSTPKREKAEWLLRQKEQLQQCQAEEEAGLLRRQRQYFELQCRQYKRKMLLARHSLDQDLLREDLNKKQTQKDLECALLLRQHEATRELELRQLQAVQRTRAELTRLQHQTELGNQLEYNKRREQELRQKHAAQVRQQPKSLKVRAGQLPMGLPATGALGPLSAGTPSEEQPCSSGQETILDQRMLGEEEEAVPERRILGKEGTTLEPEEQRILGEEMGTFSSSLQKHRSLVNEEDWDMSEEMKESRVPSPASQERSIIGQEEAGAWSLWGKEGENLVDVEFKLGWVQGPVLTPVPEEEEEEEDGGAPVGTPRDPGDGCPSPDIPPEPPPSHLRQYPASQLPGLLSHGLLAGLSFAVGSSSGLLPLLLLLLLPLLAAQGGGGLQAALLALEVGLVGLGASYLFLCTALHLPPSMFLLLAQGTALGAVLSLSWRRGLLGVPLGLGAAWLLAWPSLALPLAAMAAGGKWVRQQGPQLRRGISRLWLRVLLRLSPMAFRALQGCGAVGDRGLFALYPKTNKNGFRSRLPVPWPRQGNPRTTQHPLALLARVWALCKGWNWRLARASHRLASCLPPWAIHTLASWGLLKGERPSRIPRLLPRSQRRLGLSASRQLPPGTVAGRRSQTRRALPPWR
- the Taok2 gene encoding serine/threonine-protein kinase TAO2 isoform X3, whose translation is MPAGGRAGSLKDPDVAELFFKDDPEKLFSDLREIGHGSFGAVYFARDVRNSEVVAIKKMSYSGKQSNEKWQDIIKEVRFLQKLRHPNTIQYRGCYLREHTAWLVMEYCLGSASDLLEVHKKPLQEVEIAAVTHGALQGLAYLHSHNMIHRDVKAGNILLSEPGLVKLGDFGSASIMAPANSFVGTPYWMAPEVILAMDEGQYDGKVDVWSLGITCIELAERKPPLFNMNAMSALYHIAQNESPALQSGHWSEYFRNFVDSCLQKIPQDRPTSEVLLKHRFVLRERPPTVIMDLIQRTKDAVRELDNLQYRKMKKILFQEAPNGPGAEAPEEEELTPCSQEAEPYMHRAGTLTSLESSHSVPSMSISASSQSSSVNSLADASDNEEEEEEEEEEEEEEEEEGPEAREMAMMQEGEHTVTSHSSIIHRLPGSDNLYDDPYQPEMTPSPLQPPAAPPSSTTSSARRRAYCRNRDHFATIRTASLVSRQIQEHEQDSALREQLSGYKRMRRQHQKQLLALESRLRGEREEHSGRLQRELEAQRAGFGTEAEKLARRHQAIGEKEARAAQAEERKFQQHILGQQKKELAALLEAQKRTYKLRKEQLKEELQENPSTPKREKAEWLLRQKEQLQQCQAEEEAGLLRRQRQYFELQCRQYKRKMLLARHSLDQDLLREDLNKKQTQKDLECALLLRQHEATRELELRQLQAVQRTRAELTRLQHQTELGNQLEYNKRREQELRQKHAAQVRQQPKSLKSKELQIKKQFQETCKIQTRQYKALRAHLLETTPKAQHKSLLKRLKEEQTRKLAILAEQYDQSISEMLSSQALRLDETQEAEFQALRQQLQQELELLNAYQSKIKIRTESQHERELRELEQRVALRRALLEQRVEEELLALQTGRSERIRSLLERQAREIEAFDAESMRLGFSSMALGGIPAEAAAQGYPAPPPAPAWPSRPVPRSGAHWSHGPPPPGMPPPAWRQPALLAPPGPPNWLGPPTQSGTPRGGALLLLRNSPQPLRRAASGGSSGENVGPPAAVPGPLSRSTSVASHILNGSSHFYS
- the Taok2 gene encoding serine/threonine-protein kinase TAO2 isoform X4; this encodes MPAGGRAGSLKDPDVAELFFKDDPEKLFSDLREIGHGSFGAVYFARDVRNSEVVAIKKMSYSGKQSNEKWQDIIKEVRFLQKLRHPNTIQYRGCYLREHTAWLVMEYCLGSASDLLEVHKKPLQEVEIAAVTHGALQGLAYLHSHNMIHRDVKAGNILLSEPGLVKLGDFGSASIMAPANSFVGTPYWMAPEVILAMDEGQYDGKVDVWSLGITCIELAERKPPLFNMNAMSALYHIAQNESPALQSGHWSEYFRNFVDSCLQKIPQDRPTSEVLLKHRFVLRERPPTVIMDLIQRTKDAVRELDNLQYRKMKKILFQEAPNGPGAEAPEEEEEAEPYMHRAGTLTSLESSHSVPSMSISASSQSSSVNSLADASDNEEEEEEEEEEEEEEEEEGPEAREMAMMQEGEHTVTSHSSIIHRLPGSDNLYDDPYQPEMTPSPLQPPAAPPSSTTSSARRRAYCRNRDHFATIRTASLVSRQIQEHEQDSALREQLSGYKRMRRQHQKQLLALESRLRGEREEHSGRLQRELEAQRAGFGTEAEKLARRHQAIGEKEARAAQAEERKFQQHILGQQKKELAALLEAQKRTYKLRKEQLKEELQENPSTPKREKAEWLLRQKEQLQQCQAEEEAGLLRRQRQYFELQCRQYKRKMLLARHSLDQDLLREDLNKKQTQKDLECALLLRQHEATRELELRQLQAVQRTRAELTRLQHQTELGNQLEYNKRREQELRQKHAAQVRQQPKSLKSKELQIKKQFQETCKIQTRQYKALRAHLLETTPKAQHKSLLKRLKEEQTRKLAILAEQYDQSISEMLSSQALRLDETQEAEFQALRQQLQQELELLNAYQSKIKIRTESQHERELRELEQRVALRRALLEQRVEEELLALQTGRSERIRSLLERQAREIEAFDAESMRLGFSSMALGGIPAEAAAQGYPAPPPAPAWPSRPVPRSGAHWSHGPPPPGMPPPAWRQPALLAPPGPPNWLGPPTQSGTPRGGALLLLRNSPQPLRRAASGGSSGENVGPPAAVPGPLSRSTSVASHILNGSSHFYS
- the Taok2 gene encoding serine/threonine-protein kinase TAO2 isoform X2 yields the protein MPAGGRAGSLKDPDVAELFFKDDPEKLFSDLREIGHGSFGAVYFARDVRNSEVVAIKKMSYSGKQSNEKWQDIIKEVRFLQKLRHPNTIQYRGCYLREHTAWLVMEYCLGSASDLLEVHKKPLQEVEIAAVTHGALQGLAYLHSHNMIHRDVKAGNILLSEPGLVKLGDFGSASIMAPANSFVGTPYWMAPEVILAMDEGQYDGKVDVWSLGITCIELAERKPPLFNMNAMSALYHIAQNESPALQSGHWSEYFRNFVDSCLQKIPQDRPTSEVLLKHRFVLRERPPTVIMDLIQRTKDAVRELDNLQYRKMKKILFQEAPNGPGAEAPEEEEEAEPYMHRAGTLTSLESSHSVPSMSISASSQSSSVNSLADASDNEEEEEEEEEEEEEEEEEGPEAREMAMMQEGEHTVTSHSSIIHRLPGSDNLYDDPYQPEMTPSPLQPPAAPPSSTTSSARRRAYCRNRDHFATIRTASLVSRQIQEHEQDSALREQLSGYKRMRRQHQKQLLALESRLRGEREEHSGRLQRELEAQRAGFGTEAEKLARRHQAIGEKEARAAQAEERKFQQHILGQQKKELAALLEAQKRTYKLRKEQLKEELQENPSTPKREKAEWLLRQKEQLQQCQAEEEAGLLRRQRQYFELQCRQYKRKMLLARHSLDQDLLREDLNKKQTQKDLECALLLRQHEATRELELRQLQAVQRTRAELTRLQHQTELGNQLEYNKRREQELRQKHAAQVRQQPKSLKVRAGQLPMGLPATGALGPLSAGTPSEEQPCSSGQETILDQRMLGEEEEAVPERRILGKEGTTLEPEEQRILGEEMGTFSSSLQKHRSLVNEEDWDMSEEMKESRVPSPASQERSIIGQEEAGAWSLWGKEGENLVDVEFKLGWVQGPVLTPVPEEEEEEEDGGAPVGTPRDPGDGCPSPDIPPEPPPSHLRQYPASQLPGLLSHGLLAGLSFAVGSSSGLLPLLLLLLLPLLAAQGGGGLQAALLALEVGLVGLGASYLFLCTALHLPPSMFLLLAQGTALGAVLSLSWRRGLLGVPLGLGAAWLLAWPSLALPLAAMAAGGKWVRQQGPQLRRGISRLWLRVLLRLSPMAFRALQGCGAVGDRGLFALYPKTNKNGFRSRLPVPWPRQGNPRTTQHPLALLARVWALCKGWNWRLARASHRLASCLPPWAIHTLASWGLLKGERPSRIPRLLPRSQRRLGLSASRQLPPGTVAGRRSQTRRALPPWR